A window of the Lolium perenne isolate Kyuss_39 chromosome 7, Kyuss_2.0, whole genome shotgun sequence genome harbors these coding sequences:
- the LOC127317171 gene encoding putative cyclin-dependent kinase F-2, protein MATTRATTAEDAIHAMIDDHAAGSCKKRRIGSTDDYELTRILGKGGFGVVVKARHRATGIDVALKSHLRRSPARAGCKKTSHHSHVLHRDLLREACYLAACRGHPSVVGFHGIARNPRTGECSLVLEHVGPSLAHILRRRGKPFTEEETRRVMRQLLSGAGGMHERRIVHRDIKPGNILLGLGVGEGRGDLVVKICDLGLAVSMNERRLSRGQAGTLWYMAPEVLLGKPDYDELVDAWSLGCVMAELLAGEPLFRGQKATDQLLRIFDVLGGAHGNPRLRELFPEERLSRDGFEVLDGLLTCDPAKRLPAAAALQRPWFAISG, encoded by the coding sequence ATGGCCACCACGCGAGCTACCACTGCCGAAGACGCCATCCACGCCATGATCGACGACCACGCCGCCGGCTCCTGCAAGAAACGACGCATCGGGAGCACCGACGACTACGAGCTGACGCGCATTCTCGGGAAGGGAGGCTTCGGCGTCGTCGTCAAGGCGCGCCACCGCGCCACCGGCATTGACGTCGCGCTCAAGTCCCACCTCCGCCGCTCGCCGGCGCGCGCCGGCTGCAAGAAGACGAGCCACCATTCCCACGTCCTCCATCGTGACCTGCTGCGGGAGGCGTGCTACCTGGCCGCGTGCCGCGGCCACCCCTCCGTGGTCGGCTTCCACGGCATCGCGCGGAACCCGCGCACGGGCGAGTGCAGCCTCGTCCTGGAGCACGTCGGCCCGAGCCTCGCGCACATCCTGCGCCGACGCGGCAAACCGTTCACGGAGGAGGAGACTCGCCGCGTGATGCGGCAGCTGCTGAGCGGCGCCGGGGGGATGCACGAGCGCCGCATCGTCCACCGGGACATCAAGCCCGGGAACATCCTCCTCGGGCTGGGCGTCGGCGAAGGCCGCGGCGACCTGGTGGTGAAGATATGCGACCTCGGGCTGGCCGTGTCAATGAACGAGAGGAGGCTGTCGCGCGGCCAGGCCGGCACGCTCTGGTACATGGCTCCGGAGGTGCTCCTGGGGAAGCCGGACTACGACGAGCTCGTGGACGCCTGGTCCCTCGGCTGCGTCATGGCGGAGCTGCTCGCCGGCGAGCCGCTGTTCAGGGGTCAGAAGGCGACGGACCAGCTCCTCAGGATCTTCGATGTGCTCGGCGGCGCCCACGGCAACCCGCGGCTGCGCGAGCTGTTCCCCGAGGAGCGCCTGTCACGGGACGGGTTCGAGGTTTTGGACGGGCTCCTTACGTGCGACCCTGCCAAGCgtttgccggcggcggcggcgctccagCGCCCGTGGTTCGCTATCTCCGGCTGA